The Pieris napi chromosome 21, ilPieNapi1.2, whole genome shotgun sequence genome contains a region encoding:
- the LOC125060435 gene encoding uncharacterized protein LOC125060435: MVSRIMCITLLVAVASGATWRGKLPLKPEHLLHKEGCYVKEIGDVIPFGESVSPLGICYRIECSQREINYSTCGGISVVDSPNCYTTDTDLSQSYPSCCPDVKCDFDNNLI; encoded by the exons ATGGTGTCTAGGATTATGTGTATCACATTGTTAGTGGCTGTTGCAAGTGGTGCAACGTGGCGTGGCAAGCTTCCCCTAAAACCAGAACATCTTT TACATAAAGAAGGGTGTTATGTGAAGGAGATTGGTGACGTCATCCCCTTCGGTGAATCAGTGTCTCCTTTGGGCATCTGCTACAGAATTGAATGTAGTCAGCGCGAAATCAATTATTCTAC GTGTGGCGGCATCTCAGTAGTAGATTCACCTAACTGCTATACTACGGATACAGATCTAAGCCAGAGTTATCCCAGCTGTTGTCCAGATGTCAAATGTGACTTTGACAATAACCTTATATAG